The Pueribacillus theae genome includes the window ACAATATTACTCGAGAAGAACAAGATAAATTTGCACTAATGAGCCAGCAGAGAGCTGCAAATGCACTTGAAAAAGGGTATTACAAAGAAGAAATTGTCCCCGTCAAAATAACGGATAAGAAAGGAAACGTTACCATTTTTGATACCGATGAACACCCAAGACCACAATCGACATTGGAAGCTCTAAGCAACTTGCGACCTGTTTTTAAAAAGGGTGGAACCGTTACCGCTGGGAATTCATCTGGGATTAATGATGGTGCGGCAGCGCTTGTCCTCGCGTCCGCTGAAAAAGCAGCTGAATTTGGCATTCAACCACTTGTGTCGATTAAATCCCAAGCTGTTGCCGGTGTGCGCCCGGAAATTATGGGTATAGGGCCCGTTGATGCGGTTCGCAAAGCTTTGAAGAGAGCCAACTTACAGGTAGAAGATATCGATCTTATTGAACTGAATGAGGCCTTCGCTTCACAATCTGTAGCTGTCGTAAATGAATTAGGATTAGACATTGAAAAAGTGAATGTCAACGGGGGTGCAATTTCATTAGGACATCCAATTGGTGCAACTGGAGCCATTTTAATGGTGAAGTTAATTCATGAAATGAAAAGAAGAAATTCAAGATATGGTTTAGTAACGATGTGTATTGGCGGTGGCATGGGGATCGCAACAATTGTAGAAAATGAGCAGTTGTGATAAACGTGTCAAATATTAGTAATGTTATGTGAGGTGTAAAATGAATTCATTTCGAGCCTTAGTCGTTGATAAAACAGAAGATCGCTTTACAGTAGATATAAAAAATTTGTCTTTAGAAGATTTGCCAGATGGCGATGTGTTAATCAAAGTGAAATATTCAAGTGTTAATTATAAAGATGGT containing:
- a CDS encoding thiolase family protein, which encodes MKKAVIISGVRTAIAKSHGQLKDVPEEEYASLVVKEAVERSGVNPEDVEDIIFGNTLSANANIGRYSALLAGLPISISGITLNRQCGSGLQAINYAAQGIQSGVGDLYIAGGVESMTRAPYILEKPSTAYSRIPPRFLELHAAPPDKGDAPMGITAENVAEEYNITREEQDKFALMSQQRAANALEKGYYKEEIVPVKITDKKGNVTIFDTDEHPRPQSTLEALSNLRPVFKKGGTVTAGNSSGINDGAAALVLASAEKAAEFGIQPLVSIKSQAVAGVRPEIMGIGPVDAVRKALKRANLQVEDIDLIELNEAFASQSVAVVNELGLDIEKVNVNGGAISLGHPIGATGAILMVKLIHEMKRRNSRYGLVTMCIGGGMGIATIVENEQL